The genome window AACGACTTTTTTTCGTTTCGCGAACATTTTTTTCGCTGCGGTCAAAAGTTGTTGTTCAGTCGCGGGAAGTGGAAGATATCCAGACGCCCTCTCCCTGTCAACGCCTTTTTGTAAAATTTTCCTCACTTCGTTGTCACATCCGCCCAAAAGCTACGAATGGCGCTGGCTGGCGCGGATCAGGCCATACCCCGGCGACCGCGCCAGACCCGCAACAGCACCACCAACAGCACGCCGCCGAGAACGCACGCATATCCCCACTCGCCGCCGGTAGCCCACGGCAAAGGCCGCGCGGAAGGCAGCAAGGCCAGCAGAATGGTCAGCATGCAGCCCAAAGCGGCAGCCGTGGCGTACCAGGTTTCCTCCACGGCGCGGGCGGTGTCGCCCAGGGCCACGTCACGGATCAGGCCGGGCGTCAGACCCGCCAACAGCCCCAGAACCAGCGCGCCCGCCGCCCCCAGGCGCATGCCGCACAGGGTTCCCAGGCAGGCCGCCAGCCCCAGGCTCAGGCTGTCCAGCCAGAAAAACAGGCGTTCGCCGAAACGCCCCAGCCCGCCCGACACGGCCCCGGCCAAAGCCCCGGCCAGAACCACGCCCGGCAGGTGGCGCATGACCAGCGCCACCCCGTCCGGGCCGTTGAGCAGGCATTCCCGCAGCAGCGCGCCGGACAGACCGCAAAGACAGCCCAGCACGGCCGCGCCCGTGATGTGGCCGCCGTAGAGACGCCCCCGGCAGGAAGCGGCGGCGGCCAGCAAAAAGCCGGCCGCCATGTCGAAAGATCCAAACCAGAAGGAAAAACCGGGCATACCTATTTGGCGAAGCCCACGGCCCGCCGCTCGCGGATGACCGTGACCCGGATCTGGCCGGGATAGGTCAGATTTTTCTCGATCTTTTCCGCGATATCCTTGCAGAGGATATAGGTGGTGTCGTCGTCCACGTTTTCGGAATTGACCATGACCCGGATTTCGCGCCCGGCCTGGATGGCGTACGCCTTGGTCACGCCGTCGAAGCTGGTGGCGATGCCCTCCAGATCTTCCAGGCGTTTGACGTAGTTCTCCAGCAATTCCTTGCGCGCGCCGGGCCGCGCCCCGGAGATGGAGTCCGCGGCCTGCACCAACACAGCCAAGGCCGTTGAAGGTCGCTGATCCTCGTGGTGGGCGGCAATGGCGTGAATAATTTCCTGGCTTTCGTTGTACTTCTTGGCCAGATCCGCGCCGATCAGGGCGTGCGGCCCCTCCACCTCGTGGTCCACGGCCTTGCCGATGTCGTGCAGCAGACCGGCGCGCTTGGCTTTCTTGACGTCCATGCCCAACTCGGCGGCCATCATGCCGCAGAGCGCGGAAACCTCCAGCGAATGTTGAAGCACGTTCTGGGTGAAGGAGGTGCGGTAGCGCAACTGCCCGAGCAGGCGGACGATTTCCGGATGGATGCCGTGCACCCCGGCGTCGAAGGTGGCCTGCTCGCCCACTTCGCGCACCTGGGTATCCAGCTCCTGTTCGCATTTCTGGACAATGTCCTCAATGCGGGCCGGGTGGATGCGGCCGTCCTGGATCAGACGCTCCAGGGCCATCCTGGCCACCTGCCGCCGCAAGGGACTGTACGCGGAAAGGATAACAGTCTCCGGCGTGTCGTCGATAATCAGGTCCACGCCCGTGGCAGCCTCCAGGGCGCGGATGTTGCGGCCCTCGCGGCCGATGATCCGGCCCTTCATGTCCTCGCTGGGCAGGGGCACGGCCGTGACCGTCTGCTCGTTCACATAGTCTCCGGCATAGCGCTGGATGACGTTGCAGAGGATTTCCTTGGCCTTGCGGTCGGCGGTTTCGCGGGCTTCCATTTCGATCTGGCGGATCATCCGCGCCGACTCGTGGCGGGTTTTCGCCTCAATTTCCGAGAAAAGGCGCTCTTTGGCTTCCTCGGCGGTAAAGCCCGCGATCTGGGCCAGACGCTGTTCCTGCTCCTCAATGCGGGTCTGCAAAAATTCTTCGGATTCGGCCAGCTGGCGTTCCTTGCGGGCCAGATCCTTTTCCGTGCTCAGGAGTTCATGCTCCTTCTCGGTGGCCTTTTCCAGTTTATCCTCAAGGCGGCTGCCCATCTCGTCCAGCTTGCGTTCCCGGAGCTTGACCTCGCGTTCCCGTTCCTTGAATTCGTTTTCCAATTCACGTTTCTGATTGAACAAATCATCCTGGCCCTGGAGCAAAATCTCCTTTTTCTGGGCCTGCGCCTCTTTGCGCGCCTCCTCCACAATGCGCTTCGCCAGCTCATCGGCGTCGCCGATGCGCTTGGTGGTCACCCAACGGTGCACCAGAGCGCCGGCCGATACCCCCACCAGCACGGCTGCCGCAAGCGCGAGAATGAACAGAAAATCCATGAAACCAGCCTCTCTTTATGAATACGGGCGTAGCGCCCGGCAGACACCGGCAGCCGCGACAAAACGCGACCGCCGCAGCGGATTGCCCGGAGAGCGTGAACCCTGTGGCTGGCTGCCGGAAATACCGGCACGAAGGATACATTGCGCGAAGAGGCCGCCCAGAACCGGCGTCCGGCAAGAGAATTCCGTAAAAAACACTGGCGTAATCCCCAGAGCGCCGTGTCATGTCTGCGGTGCAGAACCTGGTTGCCCAGGTCGGGCGCCCGTGTGCTTTTTTCAGGCTTCCCGCACGAGTCGGGCATGCACACAAAAAGCAGAGACAGCACCCATTGTTACTACTTGTCAGGTTAGCACCGAGACATAAATCACGCACACCCCAGGGAAATCGTCAAAAGAGCCTACACGGACTCCTCTATTTTAGAAAGCAGGGAAGTGATGCGATTCTGCACATCATCCAGCTTTATCTTCGACTGCAATAAATCATCCGCCAGACCAAGGGCCAGAAAGGTCAGCAAAATATCCTTGCTTTGCCCTCCGTGGGACCTCAGTTTCTGGTCTGCAAACCGTTCTTCCATCAACCGCACGGCGCGTTGCACCCGCTCCATGTCGGCACCGGGTTTGAATGATATCTCAAGCCCGAGAACAGTAAGGTTGATGTTTTCCTGATTCACAAAAACCTACTCA of Desulfovibrio porci contains these proteins:
- the rny gene encoding ribonuclease Y, producing MDFLFILALAAAVLVGVSAGALVHRWVTTKRIGDADELAKRIVEEARKEAQAQKKEILLQGQDDLFNQKRELENEFKEREREVKLRERKLDEMGSRLEDKLEKATEKEHELLSTEKDLARKERQLAESEEFLQTRIEEQEQRLAQIAGFTAEEAKERLFSEIEAKTRHESARMIRQIEMEARETADRKAKEILCNVIQRYAGDYVNEQTVTAVPLPSEDMKGRIIGREGRNIRALEAATGVDLIIDDTPETVILSAYSPLRRQVARMALERLIQDGRIHPARIEDIVQKCEQELDTQVREVGEQATFDAGVHGIHPEIVRLLGQLRYRTSFTQNVLQHSLEVSALCGMMAAELGMDVKKAKRAGLLHDIGKAVDHEVEGPHALIGADLAKKYNESQEIIHAIAAHHEDQRPSTALAVLVQAADSISGARPGARKELLENYVKRLEDLEGIATSFDGVTKAYAIQAGREIRVMVNSENVDDDTTYILCKDIAEKIEKNLTYPGQIRVTVIRERRAVGFAK
- the zapA gene encoding cell division protein ZapA, which gives rise to MNQENINLTVLGLEISFKPGADMERVQRAVRLMEERFADQKLRSHGGQSKDILLTFLALGLADDLLQSKIKLDDVQNRITSLLSKIEESV
- a CDS encoding TRIC cation channel family protein, whose product is MAAGFLLAAAASCRGRLYGGHITGAAVLGCLCGLSGALLRECLLNGPDGVALVMRHLPGVVLAGALAGAVSGGLGRFGERLFFWLDSLSLGLAACLGTLCGMRLGAAGALVLGLLAGLTPGLIRDVALGDTARAVEETWYATAAALGCMLTILLALLPSARPLPWATGGEWGYACVLGGVLLVVLLRVWRGRRGMA